One window of the Pseudofrankia sp. DC12 genome contains the following:
- a CDS encoding LCP family protein codes for MSYQTTLPPHLSPREDGDRGRRGRGGGQRAVRLALGVVSVLVLLISVGGWAQYTYANGNVHHISLNLGGNRPDKTFGVQNYLLVGTDSRAGTGDAYGGSEVLGQRSDTTILIHLAKDGSTTMVSFPRDTLVTIPAYTDAQGRHHGAHKDKFNSAISDGGPTLLVSLVESLTGMRVDHYVSMDLEGFKQITNAIGGVEVCVLPSTFREYVEEDHKYSTNTNDPMSGWLGGPGTVHVNGDQALAFVRQRHGLSTQGDIDRIHRQQQFIGAVFRKATSSDILTNPIKLEGLISAATSALTLDDNTSVTDLQGLALSMKGMASGSMHVETLPTHPPTVAEGGNPKDGTLAPYGAVQIYSPVDLAKIVTPLGGHVDGVTLDDTAAPATPDPGATPGPVTVPPAQISVAVYNGSTTKGLASKVTTALAGKGFKATTAGNADALTYTTSRVIYGPGQQQAAWTVQAAVPGSVARADPTITGIHLILGAQYTGVVTPAAAGSTATAAAPTTQAPQGPPPPPNCTI; via the coding sequence GTGTCGTACCAGACAACGCTTCCGCCCCATCTCAGTCCCAGGGAGGACGGCGACCGAGGTCGCCGCGGGCGCGGCGGCGGCCAGCGGGCGGTACGGCTCGCTCTGGGCGTCGTGTCGGTACTCGTCCTGCTGATCAGCGTCGGTGGCTGGGCCCAGTACACCTACGCCAACGGCAACGTGCACCACATCTCGCTGAACCTGGGCGGCAACCGGCCGGACAAGACGTTCGGGGTGCAGAACTACCTGCTCGTCGGCACCGACAGCCGCGCCGGCACCGGTGACGCGTACGGCGGGTCCGAGGTGCTGGGCCAGCGGTCGGACACGACGATCCTGATCCACCTGGCGAAGGACGGGTCCACGACGATGGTCTCGTTCCCACGCGACACCCTCGTGACGATCCCCGCGTACACCGACGCGCAGGGCAGGCACCACGGGGCGCACAAGGACAAGTTCAACTCGGCGATCTCCGACGGCGGGCCCACGCTGCTCGTGAGCCTGGTCGAGAGCCTGACCGGGATGCGGGTCGACCACTACGTGTCGATGGACCTCGAGGGCTTCAAACAGATCACCAACGCGATCGGCGGCGTCGAGGTGTGCGTCCTGCCGTCGACCTTCCGCGAGTACGTCGAAGAGGACCACAAGTACAGCACCAACACGAACGACCCGATGAGCGGCTGGCTCGGCGGCCCGGGGACCGTCCACGTCAACGGCGACCAGGCGCTGGCGTTCGTGCGGCAGCGCCACGGCCTGTCGACGCAGGGGGACATCGACCGCATCCACCGCCAGCAGCAGTTCATCGGCGCGGTGTTCCGCAAGGCCACCAGCAGCGACATCCTGACCAACCCGATCAAGCTGGAGGGGCTGATCTCGGCGGCGACCTCCGCGTTGACCCTCGACGACAACACCAGCGTCACCGACCTGCAGGGCCTGGCGCTGTCGATGAAGGGCATGGCGTCGGGCTCCATGCACGTCGAGACCCTGCCGACCCACCCGCCCACGGTCGCGGAGGGCGGGAACCCGAAGGACGGGACGCTCGCCCCGTACGGTGCGGTGCAGATCTACAGCCCGGTCGACCTCGCGAAGATCGTCACCCCCCTCGGCGGCCACGTGGACGGCGTCACCCTCGACGACACGGCCGCGCCGGCGACGCCCGACCCAGGCGCCACGCCCGGCCCGGTGACTGTCCCGCCCGCGCAGATCAGCGTCGCGGTCTACAACGGGTCGACGACGAAGGGCCTGGCGTCCAAGGTGACGACCGCGCTCGCCGGCAAGGGCTTCAAGGCGACGACCGCCGGTAACGCCGACGCGCTCACCTACACAACTTCGCGGGTGATCTACGGGCCCGGCCAGCAGCAGGCAGCCTGGACGGTGCAGGCGGCGGTCCCCGGCTCGGTCGCCCGTGCGGACCCGACCATCACCGGCATCCACCTGATCCTCGGCGCGCAGTACACCGGCGTCGTCACCCCAGCCGCCGCCGGCAGCACCGCCACCGCCGCCGCGCCGACGACCCAGGCCCCCCAGGGCCCCCCGCCGCCGCCGAACTGCACCATCTAG
- a CDS encoding LCP family protein: MIIAATLSALVFVVSIGGYTVYRYFDGQIARIKLNLGTDRPAPGAGGAVNFLIVGSDSRAGTGTEFESGGAVDGERSDTTIVAHLAPDGTTTLVSFPRDTLVAIPGHGKGKLNSAITTGGPSLLIRTIERLTQLRIDHYVQVDLAGFRQITDAIGGVTVCVRALPDGSTSNLLDPWSQWNGVVGANHLDGERALAFVRERHGLPDGDFDRIRRQQQFISAVFTKATSTGVLANPVKLESLLQAAFRSLTVDDSTTIDDLQKLATRMHGLRPNQLRFETIPVRPPTPEEGANALGELPVYGSVQLYDQRTLNAFLAPLRGIPSPASSQAAAPTGQGISAGSVSPRSDFKVDVYNATGLEGTAGRTASSLATAGFVVGTAQTWSGKAPATTQVRYPPGQEDDARALATVVPGASFSVDPTLTTGTVSLVLGDGFTGLTTSAASTSQPTAQATPARPAPATTAAQLTGGCTY; encoded by the coding sequence ATGATTATCGCCGCGACGCTGTCCGCCCTCGTCTTCGTCGTCTCCATCGGCGGCTACACCGTGTACCGGTACTTCGACGGCCAGATCGCCCGGATCAAGCTGAACCTGGGTACTGACCGGCCGGCTCCCGGCGCTGGCGGGGCCGTCAACTTCCTCATCGTCGGCTCCGACAGCAGGGCCGGCACCGGCACGGAGTTCGAGAGCGGGGGCGCCGTCGACGGCGAGCGCTCGGACACGACGATCGTCGCCCACCTCGCGCCGGACGGGACGACGACGCTGGTCTCCTTCCCACGAGACACGCTGGTGGCGATCCCGGGCCACGGCAAGGGGAAGCTGAACTCGGCGATCACCACCGGCGGCCCGTCGCTGCTGATCAGGACCATCGAACGGCTGACCCAGCTCCGGATCGACCACTACGTCCAGGTCGATCTTGCCGGCTTCCGCCAGATCACCGACGCGATCGGCGGGGTGACGGTCTGCGTGCGCGCGCTGCCCGACGGCAGCACCTCGAACCTGCTCGACCCGTGGTCGCAGTGGAACGGGGTCGTCGGGGCCAACCACCTCGACGGCGAGCGGGCGCTGGCGTTCGTCCGTGAGCGCCATGGCCTGCCGGACGGCGACTTCGACCGGATCCGCCGTCAGCAGCAGTTCATCAGCGCGGTGTTCACGAAAGCGACCAGCACCGGCGTCCTGGCCAACCCGGTCAAGCTGGAGTCGCTGCTGCAGGCCGCGTTCCGCTCCCTGACGGTCGACGACTCGACGACGATCGACGACCTGCAGAAGCTGGCGACGCGGATGCACGGGCTGCGGCCCAACCAGCTGCGGTTCGAGACGATTCCGGTCCGGCCGCCGACGCCCGAGGAAGGGGCCAACGCGCTCGGCGAGCTCCCCGTCTACGGCTCGGTCCAGCTCTACGACCAGCGGACCCTGAACGCCTTCCTCGCTCCACTGCGCGGCATCCCCAGCCCGGCCAGCTCCCAGGCCGCGGCGCCGACCGGCCAGGGCATCAGCGCCGGCTCGGTCTCGCCGCGGTCGGACTTCAAGGTGGACGTCTACAACGCGACCGGCCTCGAAGGGACCGCGGGCAGGACGGCCAGCTCGCTGGCGACCGCCGGCTTCGTCGTCGGGACCGCGCAGACCTGGTCCGGCAAGGCGCCCGCGACGACCCAGGTCCGCTACCCGCCTGGTCAGGAGGACGACGCCCGGGCGCTGGCGACCGTGGTGCCCGGGGCGAGCTTCTCGGTGGACCCGACCCTCACGACCGGCACCGTGTCGCTGGTCCTGGGCGACGGTTTCACCGGCCTCACCACCTCGGCCGCGTCAACCAGCCAGCCCACGGCCCAGGCCACCCCGGCCCGCCCAGCCCCGGCCACCACCGCCGCCCAACTGACCGGCGGCTGCACCTACTAA
- a CDS encoding glycosyltransferase family 39 protein, whose amino-acid sequence MHRPGTGRVTVRPHGTPRTTEPTISERTDTATPAGDVTDAALATTKPHDDDGTAAFDARGDAVAAATLPAYPGDRPLADLADDGAGPAEDRPGQRLARPLRATWRRARLVPTVVLVITALHLALLATYSVVYPTWTGYDEAQHVDMVYGLLHGDGWPAPGQKMISQGVAATSDDFDRGAYADMFQSGGKKRRSPSFAEITPTPRADRGSFDALGGPAPVTDGRLSNQMVQHPPMVYAVGAAVLGALPATNWAYDEQVYVLRLLNILLVAPLPLLAWATARRLRLSEAVARGAAVLPLAVPGFDRVGATFNNDGVLILTTGVLTFVLAGVLRGDRRMRTAVWAGVWLALTFLSKGLALLLPLMVVAAYLVGWWNTRSAQAADVEARPGRRVRALVGSLPWWPAIAAIAIGLGLGGWWWVRNYVLYGAVQPNGWDADPPRRESLLLPDSFWTWLWYFIRTMISRFWGGLGMFEPPQLTPVAIVTATVVVGIVAVTCLVSGLGQAARRAVAIPAQPDGGRAQDQDEQAQDEQDQDEQAQDGAIRSGTDRPTGRRLLDRRAWRDRLARAATPAVLLLPVALAYVTVAQRSWAEYELYTRGIAVQGRYLYLGLVGAGVVIAAGLARLLGRRDRWTPVVMLVGALLMQAFALLAICSYYWLGRGVRFSPARVPSVAAAIARWAPFPSGVTFAILALTAALALVTLACVARSVLRDRPSSPPPTAGGGRRTSPPSSGATGPHPDRAPLAA is encoded by the coding sequence TTGCACAGGCCCGGCACCGGGCGCGTCACGGTGCGCCCGCACGGAACTCCACGGACCACGGAGCCGACGATCAGCGAGCGCACGGACACAGCGACCCCGGCGGGCGACGTCACAGACGCGGCCCTCGCCACCACGAAGCCGCACGACGACGACGGGACCGCGGCGTTCGACGCCAGGGGCGACGCGGTCGCCGCCGCCACCCTGCCCGCCTACCCGGGCGACCGGCCACTCGCGGACCTCGCCGACGACGGGGCCGGACCGGCCGAGGACAGACCAGGCCAACGGCTTGCCCGCCCGCTGCGGGCGACCTGGCGGCGGGCCCGGCTCGTGCCGACGGTTGTGCTGGTGATCACCGCGCTGCACCTGGCCCTGCTCGCCACGTACTCGGTGGTGTACCCGACCTGGACCGGCTACGACGAGGCCCAGCACGTGGACATGGTCTACGGGCTGCTGCACGGTGACGGCTGGCCAGCCCCCGGCCAGAAAATGATCTCCCAGGGGGTCGCCGCCACGTCGGACGACTTCGACCGGGGCGCCTACGCCGACATGTTCCAGTCCGGAGGTAAGAAGCGCCGGTCGCCCTCGTTCGCCGAGATCACCCCGACGCCACGGGCCGACCGCGGCTCGTTCGACGCGCTCGGGGGGCCAGCCCCGGTGACCGACGGCCGGTTGTCCAACCAGATGGTGCAGCACCCGCCGATGGTCTACGCGGTCGGCGCGGCGGTGCTCGGGGCGCTGCCGGCGACGAACTGGGCCTATGACGAGCAGGTCTACGTCCTGCGGCTGCTGAACATCCTGCTGGTCGCGCCGCTGCCACTGCTGGCGTGGGCGACGGCCCGACGGCTGCGGCTGTCCGAGGCGGTGGCCCGGGGCGCGGCGGTGCTGCCACTCGCGGTCCCCGGGTTCGACCGGGTCGGGGCGACATTCAACAACGACGGTGTGCTGATCCTCACCACGGGTGTGCTGACGTTCGTGCTGGCCGGCGTGCTGCGCGGTGACCGGCGGATGCGCACCGCGGTCTGGGCCGGGGTGTGGCTCGCGCTCACCTTCCTGTCGAAGGGTTTGGCGCTGCTGCTTCCGCTGATGGTCGTCGCGGCGTACCTGGTGGGCTGGTGGAACACCAGGTCGGCGCAAGCGGCCGACGTCGAGGCCCGGCCGGGTCGGCGGGTGCGGGCGCTGGTCGGCTCGCTGCCGTGGTGGCCCGCGATCGCGGCAATCGCCATCGGCCTCGGGCTCGGCGGCTGGTGGTGGGTCCGCAACTACGTCCTCTACGGCGCGGTCCAGCCGAACGGCTGGGACGCCGATCCGCCACGCCGCGAGTCGCTGTTGTTGCCGGACTCGTTCTGGACCTGGCTGTGGTACTTCATCCGGACGATGATCAGCCGGTTCTGGGGCGGCCTTGGGATGTTCGAGCCGCCGCAGCTCACGCCGGTGGCGATCGTGACGGCGACGGTGGTCGTCGGGATCGTCGCGGTCACGTGCCTGGTCAGCGGTCTCGGCCAGGCGGCCCGACGGGCCGTCGCGATCCCGGCCCAGCCGGACGGCGGCCGCGCACAGGACCAGGACGAACAGGCCCAGGACGAACAGGACCAGGACGAACAGGCCCAGGACGGTGCGATTCGTAGCGGGACCGACCGCCCGACCGGACGGCGGCTGCTGGACCGGCGGGCGTGGCGGGACCGGCTGGCCCGAGCGGCCACCCCGGCCGTGCTGCTGCTGCCAGTCGCCCTCGCCTACGTGACGGTCGCCCAGCGCAGCTGGGCCGAGTACGAGCTGTACACCCGCGGCATCGCCGTCCAGGGGCGGTACCTCTATCTCGGCCTCGTCGGCGCCGGCGTGGTCATCGCTGCCGGGCTCGCCCGGTTGCTCGGCCGCCGGGACCGGTGGACGCCGGTCGTGATGCTCGTCGGAGCGCTGCTCATGCAGGCCTTCGCGCTGCTGGCGATCTGCAGCTACTACTGGCTGGGCCGTGGGGTGCGTTTCAGCCCGGCGCGGGTGCCCAGCGTGGCGGCCGCGATCGCGCGCTGGGCGCCGTTCCCGTCCGGGGTGACGTTCGCGATCCTCGCCCTGACGGCGGCGCTCGCCCTCGTCACGCTGGCCTGTGTCGCGCGCTCGGTGCTGCGGGACCGGCCGTCGTCGCCACCGCCGACCGCCGGCGGCGGCCGTCGTACGTCGCCCCCGTCCTCGGGCGCCACCGGGCCGCATCCAGACCGGGCACCGCTCGCCGCCTAG
- the rfbD gene encoding dTDP-4-dehydrorhamnose reductase: MIGSAGQVGSDLCRLLALDPRLPATAGLTRAECDITDPARVRAVIRDQARPAKVQGGLTVINTAAWTDVDGAETDEAGAYAVNATGPAHLAAACAEAGATLIHLSTDYVFDGLAGKPYEVDDQTAPTSAYGHTKLAGEQAVLALCPASYVVRTAWVYGAVGKNFVKTMARLARERDTLTVVNDQHGSPTWSADLAAGLIELLLAGPSFGPYHFTNAGDTTWYDFARAIMEEIRVDPAKVLPTTTDAFPRPAPRPAYSVLSHRSWLDAGLTAPRPWRDALSAAFAAYPAELRG, from the coding sequence GTGATCGGTTCCGCTGGTCAGGTCGGCTCCGACCTGTGCCGGCTGCTGGCCCTCGACCCGCGACTGCCGGCGACCGCTGGGCTGACCAGGGCGGAATGCGACATCACCGACCCGGCCAGGGTTCGCGCAGTGATCCGCGACCAGGCCCGGCCGGCCAAGGTCCAGGGTGGGCTGACCGTCATCAACACGGCCGCCTGGACCGACGTCGACGGCGCCGAGACGGACGAGGCCGGCGCCTACGCGGTCAACGCCACCGGTCCCGCGCATCTGGCCGCCGCCTGCGCGGAGGCCGGCGCGACCCTGATCCATCTCTCGACCGACTACGTCTTCGACGGTCTGGCCGGCAAGCCGTACGAGGTCGACGACCAGACCGCCCCGACCTCCGCCTACGGGCACACGAAGCTGGCTGGCGAGCAGGCCGTGCTCGCGCTGTGCCCGGCGTCGTACGTCGTGCGCACCGCCTGGGTGTACGGCGCGGTCGGGAAGAACTTCGTCAAGACGATGGCGCGGCTCGCGCGTGAGCGCGACACTCTGACCGTCGTCAACGACCAGCACGGCTCACCGACCTGGTCGGCGGACCTCGCCGCGGGCCTGATCGAGCTGCTCCTCGCGGGTCCCTCGTTCGGCCCCTACCACTTCACCAACGCCGGCGACACGACCTGGTACGACTTCGCCCGGGCGATCATGGAGGAGATTCGCGTCGACCCGGCGAAGGTGCTGCCGACGACGACGGACGCCTTCCCGCGTCCCGCGCCCCGGCCCGCCTACTCGGTGCTGTCGCACCGCAGCTGGCTCGACGCGGGCCTCACCGCCCCGCGCCCATGGCGGGACGCGCTGAGCGCCGCCTTCGCCGCCTACCCGGCCGAACTGCGGGGATAG
- the metG gene encoding methionine--tRNA ligase: protein MTAQINSSSSPGAGDVPGGRPTLVAVAWPYANGAPHLGHIAGAYLPADIFARYQRMAGNRVLMVSGSDAHGTPITVRAEEEGITPQEVVDRYHPIFLDIWERLGISFDLFTSTRTDNHTAVTQDVFTRLRAAGYISVQETTQFYDPQAGRFLPDRYVVGTCPHCAYPSARGDQCENCGRTLDPDQLIEPRSKMTGAVPEQRRTSHFFLDLSKLEEPLLAWLETRKGWRRHVINWSLQFVKDGLHDRAITRDLDWGVPLPTDELGPGKRIYVWFEAVIGYLSASKEWAATIAGAPEAWRDWWENPDAAAYYFVGKDNIPFHTVIWPAMLLGYGGLDLPTDVPANQYVTFGGAKASKSAGIGRSVPEYLEVLQPDALRYALATVLPEQNDTEISDADIIRRVNDELIANWGNLVNRVMAQINKFFDGVLPDVPSPAELGGTHADLLAKVDEGLARTAELLEKVELRAALRAAMEASAEVNQYLYREEPWKAVKVDRDAAARSLATSIQAIAGIAVALAPFLPFSTERLQDVLGVDLTVWHRQEVPAGRRLDWSAGGLFVKLDPKALDRAETSA, encoded by the coding sequence GTGACCGCGCAGATCAACTCGTCCAGCTCGCCGGGGGCCGGCGACGTGCCCGGGGGACGCCCGACCCTGGTGGCGGTCGCCTGGCCCTACGCCAATGGCGCCCCGCATCTCGGACACATCGCCGGCGCCTACCTGCCGGCCGACATCTTCGCGCGGTACCAGCGGATGGCCGGAAACCGTGTGCTGATGGTGTCCGGTTCGGACGCCCACGGCACGCCCATCACGGTCCGCGCCGAAGAAGAGGGGATCACCCCTCAGGAGGTCGTCGACCGGTATCACCCGATCTTCCTGGACATCTGGGAGCGGCTCGGGATCTCGTTCGACCTGTTCACGTCGACCCGGACGGACAACCACACCGCCGTCACGCAGGACGTGTTCACCAGGCTGCGCGCGGCCGGCTACATCTCCGTCCAGGAGACGACGCAGTTCTACGACCCGCAGGCCGGACGGTTCCTGCCGGACCGCTACGTCGTGGGGACCTGCCCGCACTGCGCGTACCCGAGCGCGCGCGGCGACCAGTGCGAGAACTGCGGGCGCACCCTCGACCCCGACCAGCTGATCGAGCCGCGCAGCAAGATGACGGGCGCCGTTCCCGAGCAGCGGCGGACGTCGCACTTCTTCCTGGACCTCTCCAAGCTCGAGGAACCGCTGCTGGCCTGGCTGGAGACCCGCAAGGGCTGGCGCCGGCATGTGATCAACTGGTCGCTCCAGTTCGTCAAGGACGGCCTGCACGACCGGGCGATCACCCGGGACCTCGACTGGGGCGTCCCGCTGCCCACCGACGAGCTCGGCCCCGGCAAGCGGATCTACGTGTGGTTCGAGGCCGTGATCGGCTACCTGTCGGCCAGCAAGGAGTGGGCGGCGACGATCGCCGGCGCCCCGGAAGCCTGGCGTGACTGGTGGGAGAACCCCGACGCCGCGGCCTACTACTTCGTGGGCAAGGACAACATCCCGTTCCACACCGTGATCTGGCCGGCGATGCTGCTCGGCTACGGCGGCCTCGACCTGCCGACCGACGTGCCGGCCAACCAGTACGTGACGTTCGGCGGCGCCAAGGCCTCCAAGTCGGCCGGGATCGGGCGCTCGGTTCCGGAGTACCTGGAGGTGCTGCAACCGGACGCGCTGCGCTACGCGCTGGCCACGGTGCTGCCCGAGCAGAACGACACCGAGATCTCCGACGCCGACATCATCCGCCGGGTCAACGACGAGCTGATCGCCAACTGGGGCAACCTCGTCAACCGGGTGATGGCCCAGATCAACAAGTTCTTCGACGGTGTCCTGCCCGACGTCCCGTCGCCCGCGGAGCTGGGCGGCACCCACGCTGACCTGCTGGCCAAGGTCGACGAGGGCCTCGCCAGGACCGCTGAGCTGCTGGAGAAGGTGGAGCTGCGGGCTGCGCTGCGGGCCGCGATGGAGGCCTCGGCCGAGGTCAACCAGTACCTCTACCGCGAGGAGCCGTGGAAGGCCGTAAAGGTCGACCGCGACGCCGCCGCCCGCAGCCTGGCCACCTCCATCCAGGCCATCGCGGGTATCGCCGTCGCGCTCGCTCCGTTCCTGCCGTTCTCGACCGAGCGGCTCCAGGACGTGCTCGGCGTCGACCTGACCGTCTGGCACCGCCAGGAGGTCCCCGCCGGCCGCCGTCTCGACTGGTCCGCCGGCGGCCTGTTCGTCAAGCTCGACCCCAAGGCGCTGGACCGGGCGGAGACCAGCGCCTAG
- a CDS encoding MDR family MFS transporter: protein MTSASTASRAAEPPADGSAPADGPATSGGRRVGLILIALGIGMLLAALDQTIVATALPTIVGDLGDAQHLSWIVTAYLLASTVSTPLWGKLGDLYGRKIFFQAAIVIFLVASAVAGLSQSMGELIAFRALQGLGGGGLIIGAQTIIGDVLSPRERGRYQGVFSGLFGFASVVGPLLGGLFVDHLNWRWVFYVNLPLGAIALLIVASILPSTRSRVKRTIDYVGTALLAGATTCLVLFTSFGGTMLAWDSAASIGLVVGGLVLLAAFAFVERRVPEPVLPPRLFANRVFNISNLMGFVSGFAMFGAITFVPLFLQVVKGVEPTMSGLRLVPVMGGMLVSATLTGRLVSRTGRYRVYPIVGSVLVTVALLMLAWRLTPEIGTGEMIVYLALLGFGLGGVMPVLVVSVQNAVEFRDLGAATSGSAFFRSIGGSFGTAILGAIFANHLTAKLPQALGGMSLPAGFSPSSVSPKLVAGLAPALRHGFESAYTDSLRVAFWVAGPVAALSFVLSLFLPQLNMRSTVHVDADGKLPQVENPDEPVAVGAVAEPRPPQEPAVPASTGAQASAERSG, encoded by the coding sequence ATGACCTCCGCAAGCACAGCGAGCAGGGCCGCCGAGCCGCCGGCCGACGGCTCGGCGCCGGCCGACGGTCCCGCCACGTCCGGGGGCCGCCGGGTCGGCCTGATCCTGATCGCGCTCGGCATCGGCATGCTGCTGGCCGCGCTCGACCAGACGATCGTCGCGACCGCCCTGCCGACGATCGTCGGCGACCTCGGCGATGCCCAGCACCTTTCCTGGATCGTCACCGCCTACCTGCTGGCCTCGACCGTGTCGACGCCGCTGTGGGGCAAGCTCGGCGACCTTTACGGCCGCAAGATCTTCTTTCAGGCCGCGATCGTCATCTTCCTCGTCGCGTCGGCGGTCGCCGGGCTCAGCCAGTCGATGGGCGAGCTGATCGCGTTCCGCGCGCTGCAGGGCCTCGGTGGCGGCGGCCTCATCATCGGCGCCCAGACGATCATCGGTGACGTGCTGTCGCCCCGGGAGCGAGGCCGCTACCAGGGCGTCTTCAGCGGGCTGTTCGGCTTCGCCAGCGTCGTCGGGCCCCTGCTCGGCGGCCTGTTCGTCGACCACCTGAACTGGCGCTGGGTCTTCTACGTCAACCTGCCGCTCGGCGCGATCGCGCTGCTCATCGTCGCGTCCATCCTCCCGTCGACCCGCAGCCGGGTGAAGCGGACCATCGACTACGTCGGCACGGCCCTGCTCGCCGGCGCGACCACCTGCCTGGTGCTGTTCACCAGCTTCGGCGGCACGATGCTGGCCTGGGACTCGGCGGCGAGCATCGGCTTGGTCGTCGGCGGGCTCGTGCTGCTGGCGGCGTTCGCCTTCGTCGAGCGGCGCGTCCCGGAGCCTGTGCTGCCGCCGCGGCTGTTCGCGAACCGGGTCTTCAACATCTCCAACCTGATGGGCTTCGTCAGCGGCTTCGCCATGTTCGGCGCGATCACCTTCGTGCCACTGTTCCTGCAGGTCGTGAAGGGTGTCGAGCCGACCATGTCCGGCCTGCGGCTGGTGCCGGTGATGGGCGGCATGCTGGTCTCGGCGACCCTGACGGGCCGCCTGGTCAGCCGGACCGGCCGCTATCGGGTCTACCCGATCGTCGGTTCCGTGCTGGTGACGGTGGCACTGCTCATGCTCGCCTGGCGGCTCACCCCGGAGATCGGCACCGGCGAGATGATCGTCTACCTCGCCCTGCTGGGCTTCGGCCTGGGCGGCGTCATGCCGGTGCTGGTGGTGTCAGTGCAGAACGCCGTCGAGTTCCGCGATCTCGGGGCGGCGACCTCCGGCTCGGCCTTCTTCCGCTCCATCGGCGGCTCGTTCGGCACGGCCATCCTCGGTGCGATCTTCGCGAACCACCTGACCGCGAAGCTGCCCCAGGCTCTGGGCGGGATGTCGCTGCCGGCGGGATTCTCGCCGTCCTCGGTCAGCCCGAAGCTGGTGGCGGGCCTCGCGCCCGCGCTGCGGCACGGCTTCGAGAGCGCCTACACCGACTCGCTGCGGGTGGCCTTCTGGGTCGCCGGACCCGTCGCCGCGCTGTCCTTCGTCCTCAGCCTCTTCCTGCCACAGCTCAACATGCGCTCGACCGTCCACGTGGACGCCGACGGGAAGCTGCCGCAGGTGGAGAACCCGGACGAGCCGGTCGCGGTCGGCGCAGTAGCCGAACCAAGGCCACCGCAGGAGCCCGCAGTTCCCGCATCGACAGGGGCACAGGCCAGCGCGGAACGCTCGGGCTAG